In Diadema setosum chromosome 19, eeDiaSeto1, whole genome shotgun sequence, a genomic segment contains:
- the LOC140243143 gene encoding lysine-specific histone demethylase 1A-like, which produces MEKKEKDSSGSTNNSGDEGAKKRDRNSPSQAHQGTSSSQTSASATGVETPSVTPAATSASIHSSSSTSSGKHHPTPVYSIMPTTSHHSKGQASNGNDEPLRRTSRRKRPRVEYREMDEKLANLSEDEYFSEEERQSKRTARIPEEEEPEEELSEPKGLEGAAFSARLPHDKMTSQEAACFPDIIQSPTQTQKLFLYIRNRILQLWLENPKVQLTCENALPQIEAPYNSDVQLIVRVHAYLERHGYINFGVYKRIQPPPQRSSFKVIIVGAGIAGLTAGRQLQAFGIDVTLLEARDRVGGRVTTYRKNNYVADLGAMVVTGLGGNPMTIVSKQVNMELAKVKQKCPLFESGGQTQIPKDKDEMVEREFNRLLEATSYLSHQLDFNYLNGKPVSLGEALELVIKLQEKQVKEKKGDYLRNIISLQDEIKQVQSRLLSLQDKIKELNRQHKKASESKQQRDITAEFVVRSKLRDLNAACKEYDAEKEKQREIEEKIQELENNPPSDVYLSSRDRQILDWHFANLEFANATPLSTLSLKHWDQDDDFEFSGSHLTVRNGYSCVPVALSEGLDIKLNTVVRQIKHTSTGVEVVTQSIKGQGGSCTFKADAAVCTLPLGVLKQSPPVVQFSPHLPEWKTSAIQRMGYGNLNKVVLCFDKVFWESAINLFGHVGSTTASRGELFLFWNLYKAPVLLALVAGEAAQIMENVSDDVIVGRCLTVLKGIFGNNAVPQPKDAVVTRWRADPWSRGSYSYVAAGSSGNDYDLMATPVTPTPIVPGAPPQANNLPRLFFAGEHTIRNYPATVHGALLSGLREAGRIADQFLGSPYAPPARR; this is translated from the exons atggagaagaaagagaaggattCTAGCGGCAGCACGAATAATAGTGGAGATGAAGGCGCGAAGAAGAGGGACAGAAATAGCCCGTCTCAAGCGCACCAGGGTACTTCGAGCAGTCAAACCTCCGCCTCGGCCACTGGCGTGGAGACCCCATCTGTAACACCCGCGGCCACCTCGGCATCCATACACTCGTCAAGCTCCACCAGTTCTGGAAAACATCATCCTACACCAGTTTACAGCATTATGCCGACAACATCGCACCACAGCAAGGGGCAAGCATCTAATGGAAATGACGAGCCCCTTAGAAGAACGAGTAGGAGGAAGAGACCTCGG GTGGAATACCGTGAGATGGATGAGAAGCTGGCCAACCTATCGGAAGATGAATACTTCTCTGAGGAGGAGAGACAGTCCAAGAGAACGGCAAGAATTCCAGAGGAGGAGGAGCCAGAGGAAGAGCTGTCCGAACCCAAAG GTCTTGAGGGAGCAGCCTTCTCTGCCCGTCTCCCTCACGACAAGATGACCTCCCAGGAGGCAGCCTGCTTCCCTGACATCATCCAGAGCCCGACGCAGACCCAGAAGCTATTCCTCTACATCAGAAACAGAATT CTCCAGTTGTGGCTTGAAAACCCAAAGGTCCAATTAACTTGTGAGAATGCCTTGCCTCAGATCGAAGCACCTTACAACA GTGATGTGCAGTTGATAGTCAGGGTGCACGCATACCTGGAGCGGCACGGCTACATCAACTTCGGCGTGTACAAGAGGATCCAGCCGCCTCCCCAGAGGTCCTCATTCAAG GTCATCATCGTAGGGGCAGGAATCGCTGGGCTGACTGCCGGCCGGCAGCTGCAGGCGTTCGGCATTGACGTCACCCTTCTGGAGGCCCGCGACCGGGTGGGCGGCCGTGTCACCACCTACCGCAAGAACAACTACGTGGCCGACCTCGGCGCGATGGTGGTGACCGGACTCGGGGGCAACCCGATGACCATCGTCAGCAAGCAGGTCAACATGGAGCTGGCGAAGGTCAAGCAGAAGTGTCCACTGTTTGAGAGTGGAGGCCAGACA CAAATTCCCAAGGACAAGGATGAGATGGTTGAGCGAGAGTTCAATCGTCTCCTGGAGGCCACCTCCTACCTGTCTCACCAGCTGGACTTTAACTACCTGAACGGCAAGCCTGTTTCCCTGGGAGAGGCCCTGGAGCTAGTCATCAA ACTGCAAGAGAAGCAAGTCAAAGAGAAGAAGGGTGACTACCTGAGAAACATCATCAGTCTCCAGGACGAGATCAAGCAAGTTCAGTCCAGG CTGCTGTCACTGCAAGACAAGATCAAGGAGCTGAACCGACAGCACAAGAAGGCCAGCGAGAGCAAACAGCAGCGAGACATCACTGCTGAGTTTGTGGTCCGCAGCAAGCTGAGGGACCTCAACGCCGCCTGCAAA GAGTACGATGCTGAGAAGGAGAAGCAGAGGGAGATTGAAGAGAAAATTCAAGAATTGGAGAACAACCCTCCAAG CGATGTGTACCTGTCGTCTCGCGACCGCCAAATCCTGGACTGGCACTTTGCCAACTTGGAGTTTGCCAACGCCACACCCCTCTCCACTCTCTCCCTCAAGCACTGGGACCAGGACGACGACTTCGAGTTCTCCGGCAGCCACCTGACCGTCCGCAACGGCTACTCCTGCGTGCCCGTAGCCCTGTCCGAGGGGCTGGACATCAAGCTCAACACGGTCGTCCGACAGATCAAGCACACCTCCACCG GAGTTGAGGTTGTGACCCAGAGCATCAAGGGTCAGGGAGGCAGCTGCACATTCAAGGCCGACGCTGCCGTGTGCACCCTACCCCTGGGGGTCCTAAAGCAGTCCCCTCCCGTGGTCCAGTTCTCACCCCATCTTCCGGAGTGGAAGACCAGCGCCATACAGCGGATGGGCTACGGCAACCTGAACAAG gtggtGCTGTGCTTTGACAAGGTGTTCTGGGAGTCGGCCATCAACCTGTTTGGCCACGTTGGCAGCACCACGGCCAGCCGGGGGGAGCTCTTCCTCTTCTGGAACCTCTACAAGGCCCCGGTCCTCCTGGCCCTGGTGGCCGGGGAGGCGGCCCAGATCATGGAGAACGTCAGCGATGACGTCATCGTCGGGCGCTGCCTGACGGTGCTCAAGGGGATCTTTGGAAACAACGCTGTTCCACAG CCAAAAGACGCAGTGGTCACTCGCTGGCGAGCAGATCCCTGGTCCCGGGGCTCCTACTCCTACGTGGCCGCTGGTTCCTCGGGCAACGACTACGACCTCATGGCAACCCCGGTCACGCCCACTCCCATCGTGCCCGGGGCGCCCCCTCAGGCCAACAACCTGCCACGCCTCTTCTTCGCCGGCGAGCACACCATCAGGAACTACCCTGCCACAGTCCACGGTGCCCTGCTCAGCGGGTTGCGGGAAGCTGGGCGCATTGCCGACCAGTTCCTGGGGTCTCCGTATGCACCGCCGGCTAGGAGGTAG